The following proteins come from a genomic window of Shewanella halifaxensis HAW-EB4:
- a CDS encoding RDD family protein, whose amino-acid sequence MDKIPDYASYSYDELLDVEQHINKKQYPERYAEIIRLINDPRYLKEDKQECERRDQVSKYSTFWPRFWAAMLDGILFSALLIGQCYLFGVEYDQQNHFQQAIHGMQLCFYIILMHGFFGQTIGKMCLKVKVLNHDDETRIGLKQALRRESVNFAINAFWLGLLLYIGVTVGLNGNISDSLINTVIAFGVLAFIWDISEFITMLSNEKRRALHDYIGKTVVVRMQ is encoded by the coding sequence ATGGATAAAATCCCCGACTATGCTTCGTATAGTTATGATGAGCTACTTGATGTAGAGCAGCATATAAATAAAAAGCAGTACCCAGAACGTTATGCAGAGATTATAAGGCTCATCAATGATCCTCGTTATCTAAAAGAGGATAAACAGGAATGTGAGCGTCGTGATCAAGTTAGTAAATACTCGACTTTTTGGCCGCGTTTCTGGGCGGCTATGCTCGACGGGATCTTGTTCAGTGCGTTACTTATCGGTCAATGCTATCTATTTGGTGTTGAATACGATCAGCAGAACCATTTTCAACAAGCCATTCATGGCATGCAGCTTTGTTTCTACATCATCCTAATGCACGGTTTCTTCGGCCAGACAATTGGAAAAATGTGCTTAAAGGTTAAGGTCTTGAATCATGATGACGAGACTAGAATTGGGCTTAAACAAGCGCTCCGCAGAGAGTCGGTTAATTTCGCCATTAATGCATTCTGGTTAGGCTTACTGTTATATATCGGAGTGACCGTTGGGCTAAATGGCAATATTTCAGATTCACTCATTAACACCGTGATTGCATTCGGCGTATTGGCATTTATTTGGGATATTTCAGAGTTTATTACCATGTTATCTAACGAAAAACGCCGTGCACTTCACGACTATATAGGTAAAACAGTTGTAGTCAGAATGCAGTAA